One segment of Desulfosudis oleivorans Hxd3 DNA contains the following:
- a CDS encoding efflux RND transporter periplasmic adaptor subunit, protein MNTPYTEGPIKRPLAKRTLRAILGYGVPALVIVLLIVIFMARKAGVDTRRQAELGQDQAAVNVVTYTVAPRDISDRINLPGTLSAWVNLNVVSQVAGEVLEKNARDGAVVKKNEKLAVIDSRKYKNAYDAANASLESALATQQRLTELYREQLASKSDLDAANAAVENYRAAMETAALDLDRCVIRAPIAGIINRVFIEKGQVLAPGQEVAEILQIDPVKVTVGIPESDVPSVRGLEEFTVTIAALGGQTFSGKKHFLSKTADPMARLYDLEILVKNPDARILPDMFARVNVVKKTVENAVVIPLYAVTSNAVHTVMVEKEGMVHRREVTLGITEGFNVEISSGLAFGEQVVVMGQKQVADGQPVNVTRTVTDPEAAMQ, encoded by the coding sequence ATGAATACGCCATACACAGAAGGGCCGATCAAAAGGCCCCTTGCCAAACGGACCCTGCGGGCCATTCTCGGCTACGGAGTGCCCGCGCTGGTCATTGTTCTGCTGATTGTTATTTTCATGGCACGGAAAGCGGGGGTGGATACCCGGCGCCAGGCCGAACTGGGGCAGGACCAGGCCGCAGTGAACGTGGTGACTTACACGGTGGCCCCCCGCGACATTTCCGACCGCATCAACCTGCCCGGCACCCTGTCGGCCTGGGTCAACCTCAACGTGGTGTCCCAGGTGGCGGGCGAGGTGCTTGAAAAAAACGCCCGTGACGGGGCCGTGGTGAAAAAGAACGAAAAGCTGGCGGTCATTGATTCGCGCAAATATAAGAACGCCTATGACGCGGCCAACGCATCCCTGGAGTCGGCCCTTGCCACGCAGCAGCGCCTGACCGAGCTTTACAGGGAACAGCTGGCCAGCAAGTCGGACCTGGACGCGGCCAATGCCGCGGTGGAGAACTACCGGGCCGCCATGGAAACCGCCGCCCTGGACCTGGACCGGTGTGTTATCCGGGCGCCCATTGCCGGCATTATCAACCGGGTGTTTATTGAAAAGGGCCAGGTGCTGGCCCCCGGCCAGGAAGTGGCCGAAATTCTGCAGATCGACCCGGTAAAGGTCACCGTGGGCATTCCCGAGTCCGACGTGCCGTCAGTGCGCGGGCTTGAAGAATTTACCGTGACCATTGCGGCCCTGGGCGGCCAGACCTTTTCCGGGAAAAAACACTTTCTGTCCAAAACCGCCGACCCCATGGCCCGGCTCTATGACCTGGAAATCCTGGTGAAAAACCCGGATGCCCGCATTCTGCCGGACATGTTCGCCCGGGTGAACGTGGTCAAGAAAACCGTTGAAAACGCAGTGGTGATACCCCTTTACGCGGTGACATCCAACGCCGTTCATACCGTTATGGTGGAAAAAGAGGGGATGGTCCACCGCCGTGAAGTGACCCTGGGCATCACGGAGGGATTTAACGTGGAGATCTCCTCCGGCCTTGCCTTCGGCGAGCAGGTAGTGGTGATGGGCCAGAAGCAGGTGGCCGACGGCCAGCCCGTCAATGTCACGCGAACCGTTACCGATCCTGAGGCGGCAATGCAATGA
- a CDS encoding IS3 family transposase, translated as MASCRGEFTVTMMCRLLNVSRSGFYTWEKRPESPRQQKRGRVSEAIEAVFYGFKKRYGAPRIAMELNAQGVNCCVNHVAKIMREKGLRARNGKTFRYRAPIESKTNVSDNLLARRFEANQPNRKWVSDITYIKVSRNWLYLAVVLDLFSRKVIGWALDSHMREGLPLEALNMAVSCREIEKGVLLHSDRGVQYRGHEYQEALKANGIHCSMSRTGNCWDNAVMESFFSRLKVELIYAENYRTVEEVHAGVFEYIEVFYNKQRRHSAIGYTSPHEYEKRYDQLTVSTFCG; from the coding sequence ATCGCGTCGTGCCGTGGTGAGTTCACAGTAACAATGATGTGCCGGCTCCTGAACGTCTCCCGATCCGGTTTTTATACCTGGGAGAAACGGCCAGAGAGCCCGCGCCAACAAAAACGCGGGCGGGTGAGCGAAGCCATAGAGGCGGTGTTTTACGGCTTTAAAAAACGCTATGGCGCTCCACGGATAGCGATGGAGCTTAATGCCCAGGGCGTTAATTGCTGCGTGAACCATGTCGCTAAAATAATGCGGGAGAAAGGCCTTCGGGCCCGTAACGGCAAAACTTTTAGATACCGGGCACCGATTGAGTCCAAAACCAATGTAAGCGACAACCTGTTAGCCCGCCGATTTGAAGCGAATCAACCCAATCGCAAGTGGGTATCTGACATTACCTATATTAAAGTCAGCAGAAATTGGCTTTATCTTGCCGTTGTGCTGGACTTGTTCTCCCGCAAGGTGATTGGCTGGGCCCTGGATAGCCACATGCGTGAAGGACTGCCCCTGGAAGCTTTGAATATGGCTGTCTCCTGCCGGGAGATTGAAAAGGGCGTACTGCTGCACTCAGACCGTGGGGTCCAGTATCGCGGACATGAATACCAGGAGGCATTGAAAGCCAATGGTATTCATTGTAGTATGAGCCGGACGGGGAACTGCTGGGACAATGCGGTAATGGAATCCTTCTTCAGTCGATTGAAAGTCGAGTTAATTTACGCCGAAAATTACAGGACGGTTGAAGAAGTTCATGCCGGCGTGTTTGAGTACATCGAGGTGTTCTACAATAAACAAAGACGGCATTCTGCTATTGGATACACGAGTCCGCATGAATATGAAAAACGATACGACCAATTAACCGTGTCCACTTTTTGTGGGTAA
- a CDS encoding efflux RND transporter permease subunit, whose protein sequence is MIVSDTAIKNRVSVMVLAIIIFVTGTWCYMALPRESAPDIEIPHVFVSTTYRGVASQDIETSITIPIENKLKNLDDVKQVMSVSSEGISYIDIEFIPGTDIDDVLQKVKNKVDEAMPDLPTDMENDPAVYEVNFSDMPIVIYSLSGPYGMRTLKKIADDLEDEIEGITGVLEADVTGTREREIRIEVDPDKLAYYHIPITAFQTVVPGENQNTTGGTVTLGDGRFQIRVPGEFETPEEVYGLVVASHQGRPVYLKDVAVVVDDFKDETSRSRLDGHTAVNISVKKRAGENIIIIAEAVDAVIARHRAQWPSNITVTKLMDQAEEIHSMVKDLENNILSGLLLVVGVLLFSLGLRNALLVGLAIPFSMLLSFIVLYVLGVTLNMVVLFSLTLALGMLVDNAIVIVENCYRYMEQGVPRLQAAIAGTSEVAYPVIGSTLTTVAAFFPMMFWPGIMGEFMKYLPITLVVTLSSSLFVALVINPALTTYFMKLKTGALPSGQKKTAEEIAKEGERPVAIEGRILTLYDRMMHEVLENPGKVLFGSFAMMVFCILLWLIMVGVERPVELFPSIQPNSIYVNVDPPEGADIDYIDKIVRRVEIAVSGVPADHPEANDHIPLDLYEAAYEPTSHKTRTGSVFNGPSDLSNIEHVYATSALKASTSIFSQTSASHLGVQFIDLEERQHPTFVEIEEIRKRVREIPGARISIKEEDQGPPTGAPINIEISGTDYQLLGQMAQKIGEVISQLPHIQDVRDDYVASIPAIEITVDRQKASEFGLTTGAIGYALKTAYNGVNVSTYREAGEDYDISVRLSEADRRTTDVLQKLLIPAPNGELVPLTTLAQIRHTGTIGDITRIDYKRVITVKANVDETKVPGSVLRMQAEKLLAEFTLPPGYQITFTGESEEQDEAGAFLSKAFVIAVFLIFLILVTLFNSVMQPFIIMTSVLLSLGGAFLGLTLINAPFSIIMTGVGIISLAGVVVNNAIVLIDYTNKLRAGGMALRDAVIAGGATRLRPVILTAVTTILGLLPMVTGVSINFTDLSISLVSESSQYWRSMAIVVIFGLMLATFLTLVVVPTLYTLADRLSRKMGRLTQAEEQ, encoded by the coding sequence ATGATTGTTTCCGATACCGCCATAAAAAACCGCGTCAGCGTGATGGTGCTGGCGATCATTATTTTTGTCACCGGCACCTGGTGCTACATGGCCCTGCCCCGGGAAAGCGCGCCGGACATAGAAATTCCCCACGTGTTTGTCTCCACCACCTACCGGGGGGTGGCTTCCCAGGACATTGAGACCTCCATCACCATTCCCATTGAAAACAAGCTCAAAAATCTCGATGACGTCAAACAGGTCATGTCGGTCAGCTCCGAGGGCATCTCCTACATCGACATCGAGTTTATTCCCGGCACCGACATCGACGATGTCCTGCAGAAGGTAAAAAACAAGGTGGATGAGGCCATGCCGGACCTTCCCACCGACATGGAGAATGACCCGGCGGTATACGAGGTCAACTTCTCGGACATGCCCATCGTGATCTACTCGCTTTCCGGTCCTTACGGCATGCGCACGTTGAAAAAAATCGCCGACGACCTGGAAGATGAGATAGAGGGCATCACCGGCGTGCTGGAGGCCGATGTCACCGGCACGCGAGAGCGGGAGATCCGCATTGAGGTGGATCCGGACAAACTGGCCTATTACCACATTCCCATCACCGCCTTTCAGACCGTGGTGCCCGGTGAAAACCAGAACACCACCGGCGGTACCGTGACCCTGGGCGACGGCCGGTTCCAGATCCGGGTGCCCGGAGAGTTTGAAACGCCTGAAGAGGTGTACGGCCTGGTGGTGGCGAGCCATCAGGGCCGGCCCGTCTATTTAAAGGACGTGGCCGTGGTGGTGGATGATTTCAAGGACGAAACCAGCCGGTCCCGGCTGGACGGTCACACTGCGGTCAACATTTCGGTCAAAAAACGGGCCGGTGAAAACATCATCATCATCGCCGAGGCCGTGGACGCGGTGATCGCCAGGCACCGCGCCCAGTGGCCCTCGAACATCACCGTGACCAAGCTCATGGACCAGGCAGAAGAGATTCACAGCATGGTCAAGGACCTGGAAAACAACATTCTGTCCGGCCTGCTGCTGGTGGTGGGGGTGCTGCTCTTTTCCCTGGGGCTGAGAAACGCCCTGCTGGTGGGCCTGGCCATTCCCTTTTCCATGCTGCTCTCCTTTATCGTGCTTTATGTCCTGGGCGTGACATTGAACATGGTGGTGCTTTTTTCCCTGACCCTGGCCCTGGGCATGCTGGTGGACAACGCCATCGTGATCGTGGAAAACTGCTACCGCTACATGGAACAGGGGGTGCCCCGGCTTCAGGCGGCCATAGCCGGCACATCGGAGGTGGCCTACCCGGTCATCGGCTCCACCCTCACCACGGTGGCCGCCTTTTTCCCCATGATGTTCTGGCCCGGCATCATGGGAGAGTTCATGAAATACCTGCCCATCACCCTGGTGGTGACCCTCTCCTCCAGCCTGTTTGTGGCCCTGGTGATCAACCCGGCCCTGACCACCTACTTCATGAAGCTGAAGACCGGCGCCCTGCCTTCCGGGCAGAAAAAAACCGCCGAAGAGATCGCAAAAGAGGGAGAACGCCCGGTGGCCATCGAGGGCCGCATTCTGACCCTGTATGACCGGATGATGCACGAGGTGCTGGAGAACCCCGGCAAGGTGCTGTTCGGCTCCTTTGCCATGATGGTTTTCTGCATTCTGCTGTGGCTGATTATGGTGGGGGTGGAGCGGCCAGTGGAACTCTTTCCGTCCATTCAACCCAACAGCATTTATGTCAATGTGGACCCTCCCGAAGGGGCTGACATCGACTATATCGACAAGATCGTGCGCCGGGTGGAGATTGCCGTGTCCGGCGTGCCGGCCGACCACCCCGAGGCAAACGACCATATTCCCCTGGACCTGTACGAGGCCGCTTACGAGCCCACCTCCCACAAAACCAGGACCGGCAGCGTGTTTAACGGCCCCAGCGACCTTTCAAACATCGAACACGTGTATGCCACCAGCGCGCTCAAGGCCAGCACCAGCATCTTTTCCCAGACCAGCGCCAGCCACCTGGGGGTCCAGTTCATAGACCTGGAGGAGCGGCAACACCCCACCTTTGTGGAGATCGAAGAGATCCGGAAACGCGTTCGCGAGATTCCCGGCGCCCGCATTTCCATCAAGGAAGAAGACCAGGGCCCGCCCACGGGGGCGCCGATCAACATTGAAATATCCGGCACCGACTACCAGCTCCTGGGGCAGATGGCCCAGAAGATTGGGGAGGTTATTTCCCAGCTTCCCCACATTCAGGACGTGCGGGACGACTATGTGGCCTCCATTCCCGCCATTGAGATCACCGTGGACCGGCAAAAGGCCTCGGAATTCGGCCTTACCACCGGCGCCATCGGCTATGCCCTGAAAACCGCCTACAACGGGGTCAATGTCTCCACCTACCGGGAGGCGGGTGAAGATTATGACATCAGCGTGCGGCTGTCAGAGGCCGACCGCCGGACCACCGACGTGCTGCAGAAACTGCTGATCCCGGCGCCCAACGGGGAGCTGGTGCCCCTGACCACCCTGGCCCAGATCCGCCACACCGGCACCATCGGCGACATCACCCGCATCGACTACAAACGGGTGATCACGGTCAAGGCCAACGTGGATGAAACCAAGGTGCCGGGCAGCGTGCTGCGCATGCAGGCGGAAAAGCTGCTGGCGGAATTTACCCTGCCCCCGGGATACCAGATCACCTTTACCGGTGAAAGCGAAGAGCAGGACGAGGCGGGCGCCTTTCTGTCAAAGGCCTTTGTCATTGCCGTGTTTCTGATTTTTCTGATCCTGGTGACCCTGTTCAACTCGGTGATGCAACCCTTTATTATCATGACCTCGGTGCTGCTCTCCCTGGGCGGCGCCTTTCTGGGGCTGACCCTGATCAACGCGCCCTTTTCCATCATCATGACCGGGGTGGGCATCATCTCCCTGGCCGGCGTGGTGGTCAACAACGCCATTGTGCTGATCGACTACACCAACAAGCTGCGGGCCGGGGGCATGGCCCTGCGGGACGCTGTGATCGCCGGCGGTGCCACCCGGCTCCGGCCGGTCATCCTCACCGCGGTCACCACCATCCTGGGGCTGCTGCCCATGGTTACCGGGGTCTCTATCAACTTCACGGATCTCTCCATCTCCCTGGTCAGCGAGTCCTCCCAGTACTGGCGCTCCATGGCCATTGTGGTGATCTTCGGCCTGATGCTGGCCACCTTCCTCACCCTGGTGGTGGTGCCCACCCTCTACACCCTGGCCGACCGGCTGTCGAGAAAGATGGGCCGCCTTACCCAGGCGGAGGAACAGTAA
- a CDS encoding TolC family protein, which yields MKTRFITTAFVCMACMVMSVNAEEMQAPPAAYDLPGLYRLALERAEAIKISEADLGIAQNYKKAAFSALVPKVSAFNSYTHYTETNTVQPDWSNTWGGLLTYTFTLNGRELLAFGIAADNIEGREHQLRAAKESYLLMVAATYYDALKATEMEKAAEENMDRLEQHKAAVEARLRLGVVTRPDVYRVEAELSSAQADLTDARNARFLAESSLGRAVGLEGNFALVPPDTMGITPLAAERLEQLQHQALQQRADLKAGRVAEKMAQSQIKLEKSAYWPTVSLEGGYTSTEADPEVFSPEDESIYGSVTVNVPIFDGGLRKANTGTAKAELEKARLGREALEKDIRVEVEQAWRELFSKLERRNALADKLRFARENFNAVSKQFDNGLATSIDRIDANTLYTQAAKELAAAEYACAVAALRLEKVTGVFLETVMGVLDNT from the coding sequence ATGAAAACGCGTTTTATTACAACCGCCTTTGTCTGCATGGCCTGCATGGTCATGAGCGTCAATGCGGAAGAGATGCAGGCACCGCCGGCGGCATACGACCTGCCCGGTCTTTACCGGCTGGCCCTGGAGCGGGCCGAGGCCATCAAAATTTCCGAGGCCGATCTGGGTATTGCGCAAAATTACAAAAAGGCCGCCTTTTCCGCCCTGGTGCCCAAGGTCTCGGCCTTTAACAGCTACACGCACTATACGGAAACCAATACCGTTCAGCCCGACTGGTCCAACACCTGGGGCGGGCTGCTGACCTATACATTTACCCTGAACGGCCGGGAGCTGCTGGCCTTCGGCATTGCCGCGGACAATATCGAAGGCAGGGAGCACCAGCTGCGCGCGGCAAAGGAGAGCTACCTTCTGATGGTGGCCGCCACCTATTACGACGCGCTCAAGGCCACCGAGATGGAAAAGGCGGCCGAAGAGAACATGGATCGGCTGGAACAGCACAAGGCCGCGGTAGAGGCCCGGCTGCGGCTGGGCGTGGTGACCCGGCCCGATGTGTACCGGGTGGAAGCCGAGCTTTCCAGCGCCCAGGCTGACCTGACCGATGCGCGAAACGCCCGCTTCCTGGCCGAGTCGTCCCTTGGCCGGGCCGTTGGCCTTGAGGGGAACTTTGCCCTTGTTCCCCCCGACACCATGGGCATCACGCCCCTGGCCGCCGAACGCCTGGAGCAGCTTCAACACCAGGCCCTGCAACAGCGGGCCGACCTGAAGGCCGGCAGGGTGGCGGAAAAGATGGCCCAGTCCCAGATAAAGCTGGAAAAAAGCGCCTACTGGCCCACGGTGTCGCTGGAAGGCGGGTACACCAGCACCGAGGCCGACCCGGAGGTGTTCTCTCCGGAAGATGAGAGCATTTACGGCAGCGTGACCGTCAACGTGCCGATCTTTGACGGCGGGCTGCGAAAGGCCAACACCGGCACGGCCAAAGCCGAACTGGAAAAGGCCCGGCTGGGACGGGAGGCCCTTGAAAAAGACATTCGGGTGGAAGTGGAACAGGCATGGCGCGAACTCTTTTCAAAACTGGAACGGCGCAATGCCCTGGCCGACAAGCTGCGCTTTGCCCGGGAAAACTTTAACGCGGTCTCCAAACAGTTTGACAACGGCCTGGCCACCAGCATCGACAGGATTGACGCCAACACCCTTTATACCCAGGCGGCCAAGGAGCTGGCCGCCGCCGAATACGCGTGCGCCGTTGCCGCCCTGCGCCTGGAAAAGGTGACCGGCGTCTTTTTGGAAACCGTCATGGGAGTTCTGGACAACACATGA
- a CDS encoding transposase, translated as MAGKKRIYSESYRREAVRLADLPDRTSADVARELGIHVGQVYNWRSQFNKLAKHQFTVADGTNYSVSEKEEIRRLKKEVERLRKERDFLKKATAYFANHDE; from the coding sequence ATGGCTGGGAAGAAAAGAATATATTCGGAGTCTTATCGGAGAGAGGCGGTCCGGTTGGCTGATTTACCAGACCGGACCTCGGCTGACGTGGCCAGGGAACTGGGGATTCATGTCGGCCAGGTCTACAACTGGCGATCTCAGTTTAATAAGCTGGCTAAGCATCAATTTACGGTCGCAGACGGGACAAATTATTCCGTATCAGAAAAAGAAGAGATCCGGAGGCTTAAAAAGGAAGTTGAACGTCTCAGGAAGGAGCGTGACTTCTTAAAAAAAGCGACGGCGTACTTTGCAAATCACGACGAGTAA